CGCCCTTGTCTCTCTGTTTACCACGCCATGCATTTTCTCAGGAATGCATTTCAATGCTCTGAACCTCCTTTGCCCAGATATTTAATAGCTCTTTTTAACACTTTTGGGTAACTCACATTTTTCTCAGTGTCCCCTGTGAGATTTATACCCTTAATAACTGCACCTTTTAACTTTCTATGCATTCCTcgtttttttttataaaaccCCTTTCTGATATTAAGCTCTAAGCTTAATAGAGAAGTAAAGCTTAAATAGAGAAAATGGAGGTAGGGTTTCATTAAACAGGAATGTTAAATGTAGATATTGCAACAAATATGTAGAGGTCTGTAAATGGTCATTGACCAAGAGTATTTCTTCTTCACCTAGCCTGTTCATCTTTCTCTAATACACACCAACACAATCACACCTAAGAGgtgttttcaaaaataaaatttaaggaCTTGAATATGAAAATGCCCTGCTAATTTCTgctaatttttgcttttttgtttacAGCCTTGCATGGACCTCCTTCGCTTGCTGCATGGCTGCAGCTGTCACCACTATTAACAAATACACAAAAACTATCTTGGAATtcaagcacagaagaaaaaagctggaaaggAGCTTTAGGATTCAGTACAGGTTTCCTGACCACACAGCTCCAGAGAAGGTTTGCAATGTGTATGTGAACTCTTTCCAAAACACCACAGATGACCCCACACATGCATTAAGAAGTCTGCGTCACCTGGCCACGATTTCAGTCCTGTAAAGCTGAACCAGATCTCAAAGCATTCTGTAAATCATAATCCTAGATCCAAACAAAACAGTGCTAATGAATAAAATCTATCAATGTgtagcattatttatttttcttaataaagaaaTTGTATTTCCTGGATGTTTCAAGGAAGCCTTGGTATTGGAAAAGAAGTGGCTCAATTCACATAACAACAGTGACACAGGTTCCCCCCAGGTCTAGATTTTAAGCAGTTTCTAACGGTGATAGAGAGTATGGGAGTTTGTTAGAATTTTTGAGCATCACTCCACCCtgattctttatttaaaaatgtcttaTCTGCCACCCTGCTTCTCATGGGTTTTGGTTTCAGGATGGAATTTTTTACAgtctttttaataaagtgcATGGCTTGGATAATTTTTTGTGGTGGAAGGTTCAGTCTCTCCAAGAAAACCTGTGAACCTCAGCTTATGGTTCAAGAGTTTCACCACACACAGAGTGGATTTGCTGTGAAAGGAAGGCTGGTAGAGGGAAGAGGTTTCAGTGTAAACACTTACTTAAAATaagaaggcaaaataaaatctggaagATTGATAAGGAGTCAAACTGAAATCTGAAAACTACCTGGTTGTGGACAGCACACAACTCACCTACAGAACTCTCCAGGAATCATTCTGGGAACAGAGTCAGAAAGAATCGAAATTTgatttatacatttatacagGAAGAATCTATAATCACATTAAAGATGGGGAGGTGAAATGATTGCAATAATCACAGATCAGCAACATGGAGCTTCCTCATGGAACTGAGCCATGGGCCTGCTTGGCTGGACACCAACTTTTCTTCACTGTTGGGTGATTACTCCTGTTATTGAGCCCCTTGGGCAACTCTGGGTGGCAGAGCTCTTACACAgtctgctgagcagctctgggctttgcAAAAGTCACTATATATCTTTATTCAGGCAATAAATACAGTTTGAGCTTGTTATGCCAGCAGAATCTGTAACAGGTCAGGTTATGGCCAGTGATAAGGTGGAGCTGATAACAGAGAAGCATCAttaagtcagaaaaaaaaaaaacattagtgGTAAGAGAGGAGAGTTTTTGTGCATGTATTGAATATATGCAAGAAATGAGATTTCCTGACCTCGTTGGCAATAGGTCCCAAAACTTCACTGCTGCAATTGTAAAAACAATTTCCTGTATCAAATCAGAATGTCATGTGCTGCAGTTCGTGTCCCTTACCTTTTCTATTTCTACTGTGCATATTTGAGAAGAATCTGGCTCCATATTCCCTACACCATCCTACTAGTTGGGTGCAGATAGCAATAAGCTTTCCTCTTTAAGCTTTAGAAAAGTCTGTCTTTATCCTTTACAGTGCTCTGAAACTGCCACCTTCAGTCCAGCAGGGGAACAAAGCAGTTGCCAGAGAGTTTGGTGCCCACTCTGTTAGGAGCAGTCTCAATCCCTTGACCAAAACACAAGATCTTGATTCCTTCCCCTCGATTCACTCATTTCTTTGTCATGGATATGTTTCTAACACCTTCAGCAACAGAGGAATTATTTCTGATTCCATCTGactttctgctttttgtcaACCCTAACTCTTTTTACAACAGATTTTTACCCATCTCATGCTGTTCCTGAGTGTCAtggaagaatttccaaggaacATACTTGGTTGATGCCTACAAGTCCTTTGAAAAATCCAATTTATGCAAGTgccttattttttgtttttttcttagccTGCATGTTACTAACACAGCCTGACAGTCTCTGCCATATGCTGTTTCCTCAGGATTGTTTCTTACTGGTTTGCATGCATATAAAGTGCTGTAGGTGGGCAAGGGTTTTTGAAATAATTGTGCAGTAAGAATCCATCCAGATCCATTCTTAAAGCTCAAACTGTCTGTTTTTCTCATGCTAACCATTCAAGAAGCTGCATGTCTTCTGCTGGATATCTGATAAATAAATTCACCTGAATTTATGATGAAATGCAAGATTTCTTATCCCTATTTGTAAGCCACAATTTTATACTCTGTCTCTTATTTTAAGTTTTGACACCCAGTAAGTCCTGGAACCACATTAtttgaaagcagaggaaaagcaccagcagcatttttattctgattcaTTAGATCCAATCAATTTTGATGAATATGGCATCTCAGTAAATTTCACACACAGATCTACAGCAGTCCTGGTTACCACTGGAAGCTAATGAGAGAAATAGGCACCTCTGGGATGCAATTCCTGTTATCCTGAACTCGtcttaatatttctttttcttatcaTTCTCACTTGAGAATAggatgataaaaaatatttttatgtgcaaCATATATCCACAGGTGAGAGAGCAAAACAGAGAACaacaaatgaaacagaaaacttcAGATTAAATAATAGATTTccccagagggaaaaaaatattgtgtctGAAATACCAGTGGAGAAACCTCATCTTCAAGATGAGAAAAAGCCACTGAATTAGAGAAAATGTGACCCATTTAAAAGGTCATCtaatccttcttttcttttaggcAGGATAAACTAAAGCTACATTGCTTTTTTACAGATGTTTCATTAATCTCTTCTTTAAAGCTTCTGAAGACAGGCATTTGAAAATTTCTGTGGCAATTTCTCCTTTGTGCTTAACTATTCTTAGCAGAAAATGCTGTCCCTGTAAATCTCCTAGGCAGTAATTTTAGCACATTGTCCTACTCCAGCAGGCATGGAGAACAGTTCAGTCCTGCCTTCTCTGCAGAACATTTTAGGAATTTGAAAATCATTACGATACCACTTTCTTCTACTTTCTACATAAAAAAACCACATCTGTTTATTGAAACTTTCTTGATGGGATACTGGTGTTATTTTACCTCTTGCACTCTCACTGCCTTCGGCTGTGGCTCCTTGAACTGCTCAATGTTGTGAAATGAAATTGTGTGAAGAATTTCTGCTGATCTCTAGGATGTGCAAAATGGAGCAGAAGGATTATCCAGCTTATTTTAACATGTAATCCACTTGTTTTTACAACAAAGAAGGACAATAATAGAAATTATAgaagtcacagaatggtttgggttggaagggaccttaaagagcATCTATGTCATTTCACCCATGGCAGGAacaacttccactatcccaggttgctccaagccccatccaacctggccatgaacatttccagggatggggcagccataAACAATACTGGTTCATGTTTATCTGGGATGTCCTGTGGTGCCTGATCCTTTTCTGATGAAATTATGCTTATTCTGCATCTTGCTCTTATGGAAATGTGGAGGACTTGGCTGTTGCTGAGGTacagaaacaaacagaactGAGATCACAGCAAATGCCCATTGGTTtgaaggagcagagctctgctcaggACCATGAACACTTTGAACAAATGATTGTTTGACTTCCCAGTGAAGGCAGAGTCGCTCACACTACAATAAAACCCCAGTGCTACACCAGAAAATGGATGGAGCTCCCGCAGGTGCTGCAGGAACTGACCCCTCCACCCCCGAGGTGAACACCTCCCTGAGCCAGGTTCCTTGAAGCCAGAGCAATTCAATTAGAGCTACAGCAAAAGGTGCATGTCCCTGCAAGATGACAGACATTCCTTTGCCCTCAGAACTCCTTTTGTGTTTGGTGATTGTGTTATCAGTGAGGTATAGAAGTGCTGGAAGTTGTGGGAGCAATGGGACTTGTAGCAGCAAGAGCAGTTTGGTTCCAATGGCACATTGTCATAATCCCTAAAAGCAGAAGAGCAGAAGCTCTATAGATGATTGTGTGTGTCAGTGATAGTGGTGTTATTCTACTCATAGCAAGCAGCACAAGTCACTGACATTCAAaagagaaaccttttttttttcaggttttttcaaggaaaataactgaacaaaatcaattttcttcttctgtcttcAGCTTTTCCCTAATCCCTGAGGCAACAATGGCAAAAAACAGCTCGGGGAAGAATGTTCTGATGTaaactgctgctctggggatgggATTGGCCATAAGCACCTCCCGCTTCTTCCTGCTCACCGTGGCAAGGACCTCCTCTGCCACCTCCACGGGGTGCACACCGTAGGACACCTTCCTGAAAAAGACTGTAAATGAGAGAGGAGTGAGAGCTACAGACAGACAGGCAGACAAGCAGGCAGATACTCTGAGGGAATGGTGTTAAAAAGCTACACAGCCAGTGAATCAGTCAAATCAGTTTAATTTCTATGCACTTTCAATCCCTTCCCCACTCCATTCTCCTCATCAATATGTGGCCAAGATCTTTTCATAATTAAGGGAAATTCTTGCAGTCCCTAAGGGGAGGAACAACCTGAGTGCAGTGGAATTGTCCCTTTGGACCTTTTGTGATCTCCTCCCCCTCCATTCCTGATGCCCtgatgtatttatttccttttttattttaacattgtcTCATTCCacattccttctcttttcacCAGGCTAATATTACCTCTCCAATATCTCTTCTCTTTTGCTCCTCATGCCTGTTCATCCTTTCTGtcatttccattatttttccttttttttttttaaccctggAAAAGCCTCCCTCCTGCTTTGTGTGCCTCATCTTCATCCACCCAGACTTACATTTCCAAATAGATGCCTCCCAGTTGCCTGGTGCTGGCTGGCGATGGTAGGAACAGATGAAGGTTGGACTCACAGTGCTGACAGAAATATCAAATTCTTCCATTTCAGCTCTAAGGCAATCAAAAAAGCCTACAGCAGCATGCTTGGAAGCAGCATCTAAAAGTAAAAAGCACACAGATGAATGTTTAGATATATGATTTCATGGAAGCTGGTGTGTAATAAAGCACCAATGTCTAGAAAAATGAGCATAGAATGATTAACCAAAGTgcaaaagaattatttcagcCAGTGAAATTATCATAtgacatctttaaaaaaagcaataagAAATTATCTCTTCAGGACAACTGTGCATGCAGTCTCTTGGACATGTCAAAGAGCACATGTCTGCATTTTCCCAGCACATCCTGGGATAGGAAATAACAATTCTGTTATCCCTACagtttaaaaatgtctttggtGGATGGAATTGTCCCTGAGATGAGTCCTCATGCCTTCTGTTTCTGCAGTTTGTAACACACCCATAAAATGCAGAGAAACACATGCCCACTGCTGGAGTGCAGTGCTCCTCCTGCTTTGGAAAGTGATCAGCACtttgccctgcagcagctcttaATGCTAAAGTGAATTTTAAAGTAACTGAAAGTCAACACTTCTTTATCTGCTTTTAGAGCCTTTTTGTTGAGAACAGTAGGAATAAGATGATAGTGTGTGAATCTTGACCAACAAACAGAACTGTGTGctcagtgcagcagagctgcaaagtGCTCAATCACCTTTATTTGCCTCAGTTTAGTGAAAATCAACCTGTGCATATCCAGGTGGGCTCTGGGAATAGAGAGATGCTTCTCCATGCATTCATGTTGACATTCCTTCTTCTGGCAGCTTCATTTCAtgctatttctatttctatttaatttctatttctatttctatttctatttctatttctatttctatttctatttctatttcatttctgtttctattttgtttttatttctaattctttatgcaaataaatattGGTAGTGGCATTGTAAAAACTCTGTTGGCTCTTCTGCTTCTTATGGTTTTTCACACATGCAATCCTGACACAACTGTCTGTGTCCTAGATGGGAAAGATTCCTGATGTCACATCAAtgtcttgtttcctttttgagTCTTTTTTCTAGTTCTTACCCTTCTTTTGAGATGGGAGACCAGAACAGCAACCATGTTCAAGATGTGGGCTCTTGCCACATTtgtttgtaaataaatttatttgccACCATTTACTTGTAAATGAATTTACAAAGACATAAAGACAcgttttaatttattttttctgctgttttccccaCAGATTATGTCACTGTAGTTTGCTTTTATGGGACTATAAGTCACAGTTCTGAGGTCTCACAGACTTTTTAATTCAGAGCCCATCACTCACTCTGAATTTCTGTCAAGCTAAAAATGCCTGTTTACATCTGTCCCAAGTTTAAAATGTCTATTTACATCTCCCCTATATTTTCTGTCCactaattttgtattttattaatgcAAAGACCTTCCATCATAATTCAGAACAGCCTCCATTCCTCAGGGGTTTTAAATTAAAGACCTCAAAAATGTTCTGGAAAGCCAAAGAAAGCAATTCCTACATCTCCTTTTAAACTCCCACACCTAAATACATTATTGCTTCTCAAAGCAGTAGCTCTTATCTActcatattttatatttacacaCTCTTCTTCATGAAGGtttcaacaaaaaaaccccaaatactCATTTCAATATGCACAAGAATAGATCAGATATAGATTTTAACTAAACAATATataattttgtatatattttttaatttgctgtcaCATTTTTTATCATCCTCTTCTCAAGTCCCCTAGGCAGCAGTTACATTTCTAAGGTAGCATTTTAACTATTTCCAAATGAGTTCcagttggaaaaaaattcagccaAATGCTGCAGCAATGCCAAATTTGGATGCAAATGAGCACTTTTAATAACCTATGATGAGTGTCTGGACTCCTCACAACTCATGCATTAGAATGTATGTTTTTGCAATGTGTGACTTACAAGCTGCACGGAATGGAATTCCTATTTTCCCTTGGATGCTATTAATTAGAACAATTTGGCCAGTTCTCCTTGAGATCATGCTAGGAAGAATGGctgcaaaaagagaaatacaagaAAGAGACACATAAGTAAAAGTGTATTTAGTGAAAAGGAGCAACAGCTGAAGTGTAAATAGCACAAATTCAATAAAGGTTGTCTCAATACTGCAAGGGAAAGTATCACAAAATCCAATAGCTGGGAATTGTCTTCTAGACTTCACCTGAGTTTTACATGCAGGGTTGGTTGCAGTATTAACCCATTTAATTGCCAGTGTGCTTTAAGTggtaacagcaaaaaaaaaaaaaaggaaaaaataataaaatacctttGGTTAATGTTATAGGCCCAAAATAGTTGGCATCCATTATCTTTTTATCAAGTTCCAGTGAaatgctctgcactgctccttTCACCTTCATACTTGCATTGTTGATGAGTATATCCACACAGCCATAGCAGTTCAGGATTTCCTTAGCAACATCTCGAATGCAGCTTATGTCTGTGATATCCAGGAGAATCAGCTTTGGTGCATATGTCTGGTGAACAAAAGACTCATTTCAGTCAGCCTGAATATATACTTATTATATACAAactgtatttgtatttgtatttgtatttgtgaTTGTATTTGTGATTGTATTTGTGattgtatttctatttctatttctatttctatttctatttctatttctatttctatttctatctatttctatttagttatagttatagttacagttatagttatagttatagttatagttatagttatagttatagttatagttatagttatagttatagttatatagttatagttataggtatagttatagttataggTATAGGTATAGTTATATTTCCTTGTCTTGTAAATGAATTTACCTTGATACTCCAAGTGTTTTTGTCATTCTCACATAAATTTAGGATTTTAAGATTACCTCATTGTAGAAAGCTACTTCAGCAAtgagagctggggttgttcagcctggagaaggctctgggggaTTTTAAtgctccttccagtgcctgaaggggctccaggaaagctggagagggactttggacaaagggatgcagggacaggacacagggaatggcttcccactgacagagggcagggttagatgagATATTAGGGGAAATTCTTCCCtaggagggtgggcaggccctggcacaggtgcccagagcagctgtggtgcccctggatccctggcagtgcccaaggccaggctggacagggctgggagcacctgggacagtggaaggtgtccctgccatggcaggggtggcactgggtgatgtttaagatcctttccaatCCAACCCAtcttctgtgatcctgtgataATTGGTGTTCACAGACACTGAACTTCAGATGAAGCAGAACACCACTGAAGGGTCAGCTGGACCAGCTCCTAGTGAGTTTTGTCTCTTGTTGTCAATGGGAACAGAAAATTGACACAAGACTCCTACCACTTCCAGACTCCTACCAATTCAAGGGTCTTTCTGGGAAGAACCCTTTGCTGACCAAAACTGGGGTTTAGTGCTTTGACAGATGAGCCACATACACATGGGGACAGATGGAAGGTAggaagggtttgttttgttataGGTTATACAAATGGAGTTTACATTTGTATGATTTCTgccaaaaccagatttttatcagctgtggggcagaggaATGAActtgaagtttttttccctttactgtATTGATTGGACAATGTAATGCAGAACTCTTAGCCATACTTAACATTTTTCCCTAGTTAAATCTGTGCAGGCTAACATGGACACACTACTTTTGTGGTTATTTATGCAGGTGAATGAAgcccactgaaaaaaaaaaaaaaaaaaccacaaatatttgTAGGTCTGATGAGCAATGGCTGCCAAATTTATGTGATGCCTTCAGGAACACCTGTGCCCTGGAATGAGTCAACTGAATGCTGGTCACAGAAGGGAAGCTTTGCCAAGAGCCTCAAGAAACACCTgccagagagctggagcagggacagtcCTGCATCTCCACTGTCAGTGGCCACGAGGAAAAGagagttttctcttttcactcCAAATCCCTTCTACCTGGGACTTTCCCCCAGACAGTGGAGAAGCTCAAAATGAATTTGATCTTTAGACCCATCTCCCACTCCTTGAGCACACGAATGATCTGAAAAACTGACAGCATTTCCTGTCATTAAAGGAAGCATTTGCATCCCTTTCTTCCAAATTATCAGGCAAATTCCTCTGCTGAAGGTTTCTAGCTGGGTGGCTTGTTCAGAACACAGGATTAGCTCAGGAGAGCAGGATTTTGGCATCATTTCTCTCTGGACCGTGTCTGCTGTTAGTACCTGGGTGACCAAAGCCACCACTGAGAGCAAATCATGTTCCTTGTCCATTGTTTTACTGGatctaaaatgaaattctgtCCCTGAGCAAGGTTTATCCCAGGCTGTGAATACCTACCATGCTGGGGTCTGTCACACTAATTAAGGCATCATACAAGGCTTCTAACTTTTCCCACGTCCTGCCACACAACACAAGCCTTGCTCCTCCTGCGTGAAACACACGAGAACATTCTAGGagagaaatacattaaaaaaaaaaaaattacaatagtGGCAAATTGATTTTGATTATTTTGCTTGAAATGGGATGCTGGTTTTGCTAAGGGTGTTGAATCCATGCTTTAAAATTCCTTAATTTTAGAAgaacatgagaaaaaagaaagcattggCTTGTGACAGTACATAGGtgagaaatatattaaatttaatGTAATATGATAATGCCTGTGTTGAATGAGCAACAGAACaatccctgctgtgctgtcctCCAGGAAACATTTCCTCCAGATTTCAATACCCACAGGAAATCCAGTTATGCTAATCTAcccattttaatttcttaaatgaTCATGTTAGACTCTTAATATCTGTATGGAAGTATTTATGGATCCACCCTTGTAGTTTTGCAAACCTGTGCAGCTGGAAGCTTTTACTTAAGCaatctttttcattatttacaaCACTAATTTTAGGAAcaacttccattttcttttttttttttgtctttctctagCAGAGAAGGATTTTTAACTTAATGCCCCAAGGAGTATTTGCCACAACAATTATAGCAGCATTTTCCCTATAAACAACAGTTGAGGCAATCTTgtgaataaaaatgagaaaaagactTCCATGTGAACAGCAATAAAGGTGAAAAGGGAAACCAATAATGCTCTCCTCTAGAACTTCCCTGAATTTTCTGAGTTCCAGCACTCAGAAGAAACAGGAACTGGGTTTCAATAACAATCACAAACCATTGAAAACATCTTCAATCATCAcacatttgtttctctttttaactTTGATGAGTGTCCCCTTTAGTCCAGAAATTCTGGcatgaaggaaaagaatttgGCTGTTTCCTTAGAGCCCACATCCACAGCAGCTGGCCACACAGCTGCTATTCTAAAGCTTTCAGCCAATGGCCATCACATAGGCCAGAGTGGAAAGGTCATTTTGCATTATTTGGAATCATTCAAGCCTGCAAATAACGGCCAGGTGTCAACCTGTGGGACACTGGCCATAGGgattataatataatataatataatataatataatataatataatataatataatataatataatataatataatataatataatataatataatataatataatataatataatataatataatataatataatataatttataatatatattatctATACCTAtacataatatattttataaatgtaattttatatatattatatttgttatatattaattaataattaactGTAAtgattattaattattatattatattatattatattatattatattatattatattaataaatatagaattatatataatattataatttatattatgttatgttatgttatattatgCTAcatgatatgatatgatataaCACagataatatataattatatattatatattatatattatatattatatattatatattatatattatatatttattatatattatataattatattatatagaATTATACATATAATGTATCATATATATacttaatatatatttatataatttttatatatttatagacatacattgtttatatatattttatatatttatatattttatttatatataatttatatataatatataatatagaaattaatttttatatattataattatatatattgtaatagaaatatatataatataatatatatagtaatataaatataatattatatataatatataataatatatataaaataatataatataaattataaattataaattataaattataaattataaattataaattataaattataaattatatattatatattatatattatatattatatattatatattatatattatatattatatattatatattatatatataataatatataaaaataaataaaataggtGGATCTCTTGAGGCCTTCTAACAAAGCCCTGCTTTATTCTCTGAGCTCACACTTCCTTGCCCCCTGAGGTcacagagcacaggggcagGCAGCCCAGCTGCAAGCCCCGGGCAGTAATTCGGGTGCTAGGGGGGAAGAGATGCACACAGGGGCAGGGGGCTGAGCATTGCTGTTCACAAGAAGCAGGAGCTGTTGAAGTCTCTAAGGGCTGAAAAGGAACGTGTAAATGTAAGGTGACAGCTGTTTCTGCAGCCACCCTGCACTGACAGTGTGAAATGAGATCTTACAGTAGCAACATGCTAAAAATAGCACTCTGTGTTCTTCTCAAACCTCTCGTTCTactgaattaaataaatacaaagctctgcagctcctACTCGTTTACCAACA
This genomic window from Vidua chalybeata isolate OUT-0048 chromosome 19, bVidCha1 merged haplotype, whole genome shotgun sequence contains:
- the DHRS7C gene encoding dehydrogenase/reductase SDR family member 7C isoform X2, which translates into the protein MTRCPRDRTRKRRLRQAQAHKQRGTKREKRNKERKAESMGIFSVLALPLLLLGISGIIYIYQSVRWLLSKSAVQNKVVVITDAISGLGKECSRVFHAGGARLVLCGRTWEKLEALYDALISVTDPSMTYAPKLILLDITDISCIRDVAKEILNCYGCVDILINNASMKVKGAVQSISLELDKKIMDANYFGPITLTKAILPSMISRRTGQIVLINSIQGKIGIPFRAAYAASKHAAVGFFDCLRAEMEEFDISVSTVSPTFICSYHRQPAPGNWEASIWKFFFRKVSYGVHPVEVAEEVLATVSRKKREVLMANPIPRAAVYIRTFFPELFFAIVASGIREKLKTEEEN
- the DHRS7C gene encoding dehydrogenase/reductase SDR family member 7C isoform X3, which translates into the protein MGIFSVLALPLLLLGISGIIYIYQSVRWLLSKSAVQNKVVVITDAISGLGKECSRVFHAGGARLVLCGRTWEKLEALYDALISVTDPSMTYAPKLILLDITDISCIRDVAKEILNCYGCVDILINNASMKVKGAVQSISLELDKKIMDANYFGPITLTKAILPSMISRRTGQIVLINSIQGKIGIPFRAAYAASKHAAVGFFDCLRAEMEEFDISVSTVSPTFICSYHRQPAPGNWEASIWKFFFRKVSYGVHPVEVAEEVLATVSRKKREVLMANPIPRAAVYIRTFFPELFFAIVASGIREKLKTEEEN
- the DHRS7C gene encoding dehydrogenase/reductase SDR family member 7C isoform X1, which codes for MQITLGRLYLLWQCLCHQAIHSHSHPGQAASTNQCSVKVLKDLNSTCNCKNAIEWSVCIWSLHSHAMGIFSVLALPLLLLGISGIIYIYQSVRWLLSKSAVQNKVVVITDAISGLGKECSRVFHAGGARLVLCGRTWEKLEALYDALISVTDPSMTYAPKLILLDITDISCIRDVAKEILNCYGCVDILINNASMKVKGAVQSISLELDKKIMDANYFGPITLTKAILPSMISRRTGQIVLINSIQGKIGIPFRAAYAASKHAAVGFFDCLRAEMEEFDISVSTVSPTFICSYHRQPAPGNWEASIWKFFFRKVSYGVHPVEVAEEVLATVSRKKREVLMANPIPRAAVYIRTFFPELFFAIVASGIREKLKTEEEN